The DNA sequence CCACGATGAGTGCACGCTGCCCATAACCAATGGGGGCGATGAGATCGATGGCGCGACGCGTGAGCTCAGGACCGGTCTTGGCCGGACGACCCGTCTCCAGCGTGAGCTTGCGGTCGGGATAACTGGCAATGAGGGTGTTGAAGTCGGGGCGCTTCTCGAGCACCACCGGTGACCCCTCGTTGAGCTGCTGCACTTCGACGACGCTGTAACGCCCGCGATGATCGCGGCCGTAGGTCACGTCGAGCTTGTCGCCGCGACGCAACTGATGCAGACGCACCAGTGCCGGCGGTACAAACGGATCGGTGGGCTCGGGCAGGTAGCTGTTCTCCGCGCGACGCAGGAAGCCACCATCACGCGAGGGGTCGAACCAGCCGGACATGGTGCCTTCGACCGCCACGGCGGCCGATGGGACCCGCTCAATCCCGCCATCAGGCGTCGGGACCGCGGCGCCGGGTGCACCGCCCTCACGCCGGAAGCGGTTGCGACCGCGACGGCCGTTGCGCCGGAAGCCACGATCGTTGTTGTCAAAGCGCTCGGGACGATCCCCACCCTCAGGCGCGGGACGTTCCGCGGCCACCGGACGCTCGGGACGCTCGGCGCGCTCCGGGCGATCGAAGCGCTCGTTGCGCCCCCGATTGCGGCCACGGCGACGGCCACCGCGCTCGCGACGGTCATTGAACGTGCGGTCGCCACGGTTGTCAGGACGGTCGTTCCGCTCGGCGGGCGGATCCACGCGATCGAAGGCGCGATCGTAGCGATTGCCGCCTTCGAGCTGATCACGCGAAATGCGCTCGGCCGGGTCCCAGATGGGCGCGGGAATGGGCTCAGGGCGCGGTTCGGGACGTGGTTCGAACGCGCGCTCAAAGCGGGGATCCAGAGGGCGTTCGGGTCGCTCGGGGCGCTCGGTGCGAGTCTCAACGCGCGGTTCGGGGCGCGGCTCATGGCTAGGCTCAGCGCGCGGCTCAGCGCGAGGCGCCGGTGCGGCGGCCGGCGGACTGGCGGACTCGCTGGCTTCGGCCTTGGGTCGTCGTGTTTGTCGTGGACGACGCGGGCGCTCGCCGTCGGTCTCGGCAGAGGCCGCGGGCGCAGGAGGTGGAGTCGGGGTCGCGCCGGTCTCGTCGGACTTGGCGGCGCGCTTGCGAGGAGCCCGCTTCACGGGCGCATCGAGGTATGGATTGTCGTCCCCGGCGGGTTCCGGGGCGGGCCGCGTACGAGGGCGGCGAGTCGGCTTCGGTTCGGTCATTCGACTACTGCGAGTGGGACAAACGGCGTGCGACCGATCGGACACACGCTCGGCGTCAAGCTGCGCCGTGCGGCACGAAGGTGCGGCACGACCCGGCCTGTGGCCACGGGACGCTGGGACCGGGACGGCCCAGGGAGGCGCGAACGCGCAAAATGCTCTTGTGCGGGTACTCGGGGGACGGAAAGGATGACCGTCTCACTGCCGGCGACGCGTCTGCGCGTTGCCGGTACCGCTGGGGGGAACACACGGAGGGCAATCCTCCGGTCGCTCGATGGGCCGCGTTGGGCTCTGCCAGGGCGCGCGCCAAAGGGGGCGCCGCAGCGATACATCCACCGTCGAGGTGCAGTGAGTATTGCGCCGCCCGACGCTTCGCGCAACCCTCGACTTCTACCCCGCCGGTACCGAAAAGGTTTCACTGGTCGGGAATTCCCGTCGCTTTCCGCCCCGGACCTTCTAGCTTTGTGGGCATGATCGCACCCCTGCTCGACCTCCCGGCCGCTCTGGCCGAGGCCGTGGGCGCCTACGAGGCCTCCGGCAATGTCGGCGCCCTGATGGAGCGCCTGCACCACCTGCGCGACGGCGCCATGCCCGACGCCATCGTGTCGGCGGCAGAAGTCTGGCTGCACATGCCGGAAGTCACCGGGCCCCTCTACGAAAAGGTGGTCGCGGAACAGCCCACCAACACCCGGGCGCTCGTCATTCTGGCCAACGCCTACTGGCTCTCGGGACGCGGGCCCGATGTCGTGGGGGAGCTGGCCAATCGCGCCCTCGCGCTCGACCCGGAGAACCGCGCCGCCTGGCATCTCTGGGCGCTCACCGAAGCCAATCAGCGCGACCGCACGGTACGCTGGCTGCAGGTCACGCAGCGCTTTTCAGACGACCTGCTGGCCAAGGCGGCCCTGGCCGACAATGCGGCCTCGCTGGCCGCCGCCGAGCATGACAAGGAAGCGCTCGCGCTGGCCATCGCCACCTACGAAGACCTCTGGAATCACTCGCCCACCGCACAGCAGCGCGCAGCGCTCGAAACGGCCCTGGCGACACTCCGCAAGTATGAGTTCTGACCCGCGTCGACGCATCGCCTTACCACCGACTCACCGCACTGCAGCATGAGCGACACCCTCAGCGGCGGCCCGCCGCACGATCACGCCACACCGGGCGAAAGCGCGGCCCTCGCCGAATTCCGGCAGTTCCGCGAGCGCATGAACACGCGCATCCTTGGCGAAAACAACCTCGTCATCAATCGCTTCTTCAACCTCGATGGTCGCGCATACGAAGGCGGCGCACTCGACGTGAAGACGAAGGAGCTGCTGGGACTCGTTGCCTCCCTCGTGCTGCGCTGTGACGACTGCATCACCTACCACATCGTGCGCTGCGCTGAAGAAGGCGTGACACGCGATGAGGTCTTCGAAACCATGAGCATCGGCCTCATCGTTGGCGGCAGTATCGTCATTCCGCATCTGCGCCGAGCGGTCGACCGCTGGGACGACTGCGAACGCATGCGCAGTGCGCCGAGCGCCTGAACGCCAATTGGCTGAATGCCAAGGGGCTGCAGGCCCATTGGTTGAATGCCAGGCACCTGCCGGTCAGGGCCTGGCGATGGTGTTCGGGTTGCCGTCGGAGACGTAACGCGCCCACTTGCTGCCGGGCTTGTCCATCTCGTTGAGTGTCGTGGTGAGATTCGTGCCGCCCTGCAGCGGCACGCGCGGCAGCTTGCCCGCATCGAACAACGGATCGTGCGGGCTGCGCGCGGGGCCGCCGGCCACCTCGAACACCGCCTCGTGTTTGTAGCGCACCACCTTCTTGCTCTTGGGATCCGTCCATGAGCCGCTGCGAGTGAGCGCGCGGTTCTTTGGCCACAGCCCGTAGGGCAGCGCCAGCCCACGCACCTGGTAGCCGGGCACAGCGGAATCGATGGCCATGGCGCCGCGCGCCAACTGCTCCTGCACCACGGCATCGGAATACTTGCTGAGCTTGGCGTGCCAGAGTGTGTGGTTGCACAGCTCGAAGCCCATCTCGTGCAACTGCCGAACCTTCTTGAGGCGCCACTCGGTCTTCTGACCGTCGATGCCCTTGTTGCCAAAGAAGGCATGCCCGGCGTCGGCGGCCGGTAGCATGCAGAACACCCCGCGCGTCTGCCATTCGGGATGCGCCTTGATGAAGTCGAGCAGAATGCCCAGCGCGCTGGTGGGATCGATGACCAGCTGACCGTTGCGCTCGAGGTAGCGGAACTGACTCGGCGACGCGTCATCGAAGGTGAACAGCACTGGAGACTTGCCCGCCGGAATGTCGATGCGCTTGTCGAGGTACGACGCCAGCGAGATCGGCACATAGCCCCGACGATGCAGCTCCTCCAGCTCGGCACGGAATCGCTCGCGCGAGACCTTGTACGTGCCGTCCTTGTCCACCACCTGATGCCATTCCACGATCGGAATCCGACCCAGCTCATTCGGGGTACGTACGGCGTTGGCGACGGGTCTGGCACTTTCCCGTCCCTGCGCCCGTAGGGCGGCAGGCGTAGCACCTGACACACTGCCAACCACCCCACCCATCAGCGCGAGCGCGCCCAGTCCCGATCTGACCGTCCCGCTCCATCTCCACCCGCAGTCCGCTCCAACCTTTTGGGCGCCTGGCGCTGTCTCACGCACCATGGTGCGTGACGCCACGCTTGGTGCGCCCGTGACGGAGTTCTGGTGAGAGCGCGCGACAGAACGAGAGACCAGCGACAGCAGACGTGACATGGGGCGGGGCAACCAACCGGAAATCGTGATGGCGGAGCAGCGGTGACTCCCGAGGAAGCTAACAAGCCACCGGCCGAATCGTCGGCTGGCGCGCCAGCAGAACGCCTGCTGGATCACGACCGCGCGCAGGCAGCCGCGCCCCGCCCCTCGTGGGTGGCGCGCACGCTTGTGCGTTGGCAAACCGGTCGTCGCGCCGCCCTGCTGCGTGTACTGCGTCGCGCGGCGCCCGCCCTTGGCATCGCGGCCGCGCTCACGGCCCTCACCTCCGCCTCCTGGTGGTACAGCTGCGGCTGGCATGGCTGCCCCTCGCCGGCGCAGTTGCAGGCCTGGCAGCCCAGTGAGGGCGGGGCCCTGCTCGCGCGCGACAGCGGGTTCGTGAGTTCGCTGACCATGATCAAGCGGCACAATGTGTCGCTCGACAAGGTGCCGCTGCATGTGCAGCAGGCGTTCATCGCCGTCGAAGATCGGCGCTTCCGGGACCACGAAGGCATCGACTGGCGGGGGGTGGCACGCGCGGCCGTGGCCAATGTGCGCGCGGGTGGCGTGCGCGAGGGCGCCAGCACCATCACCATGCAGTTGGCGCGCAATGTCTTTCTCGGCACACGCGCCGCGGAGCGGAGCTGGGGACGCAAGTTGCTCGAAGTGCGCTATGCCGGACTGATCGAGCGCGCGCTCAACAAGGATGACATTCTCGAGCGCTACCTGAACGCCATCTATCTCGGCAACGGCGTGTACGGTGTCGAAGCCGCGTCGCGTGATCTCTTCGGCAAGGGTGTCCGGGACATCACGCTCGGTGAGGCCGCACTGCTGGCCGGTCTGCCCAAGGCGCCGTCCACGTATTCGCCGCGCAACAGTCGCGCCCGGGCCCTGGCGCGCCGCGACGTCGTGTTTGCGGTGCTCGAGGAGACGGGCGCGGCGTCCGCGTCCGCGTTGGCGCGTGCCCGTCGCACGCCGCTCAAGTTTGCGCGGCGCGAGTACGTACCGTCGCGCACGATGGACTCCTGGGCCGTCGAAGCCGCGCGTGGCACCATCGACTCGCTGCGCCGCATTGGTGTCTTGCCGCGCGGGCTGGCGGATTCGGAGTTGCGCGTGTGGACCACCATCGACCGCCGGGCGCAGGTGGCCGCCGAGCGCGCGGTAGCGGCGCAGGCGCAGCGTATCGACGAGGAACGACAGTGGAGCGGGCAGTCCACGCGTGGCGCGCGTCGCACGCAGGGCGCGCTCGTGGCCATGGATCCCGTCAACGGCGCCGTGCGTGCCATCGTGGGCGGGCGCTCCGTCGAGCGCAAAGGCTTCAATCGCGCACTCAAGGCCAAGCGTCAGCCGGGGTCGACCTTCAAGCCGTTTGTGTACGCGGCCGCACTGCAGCAGGGCTTCACCACGGCCACGCTGGTGGATGATGAACCGGTGGCAGTGGACGCCGGCCGTGATGTCTGGCGGCCCGCCAACTACGGCGACGACTACGCGGGCCGCATCACGCTGCGCGAAGCCCTCGCGCGTTCTGCCAATGCCGCCACGGTGCGCGTCAGCCGTGATGTGGGCGTGGAGCGCATCGCGGGGCTCGCGCAGTCACAGGGCATCAGCAGTACACTGCCGCTGGTGCCCGCCCTCGCCCTCGGCGCGGCCAGCGTTACCCCGCTCGAACTCACGGCCAGCTACGCGCCGTTCGCCAACGGCGGTGAGCGCGTCACGCCCCTGCTGGTCACTCGCATTGAGAACCGTTTTGGTGACGTGCTCTGGTCCGCGCCCAATGCCGCGCGTCGTCGGGTCATTGCCGTAGAAGACGCGTTTCTCGTGACGTCCATGCTGCAGACGGTGGTCGATGACGGTACCGGACGTGCCGTGCGCGATGCCGGCATTCGCGGGCCGGTGGCAGGCAAGACCGGCACCACCAACGACGGTACCGACGTGTGGTTCGTGGGATACACGCCGTCGCTCGTCGCGGGCGTGTGGTTCGGCGCCGATGAACCGCAGCCGCTTGGCTGGAATGCCAGCGGTGGCCGGCTGGCGGCGCCCGCCTGGGCGCGATTCCTTCGCGAAAGTGGCTACGCTCCTGAACGCGAAGCGCCTTGGCGCGTGCCCGCGGGCATTGAGTCGCGGCAGGTGGACATCGCCACCGGCGCGCTCGCCAGCGACTGGTGCGGCCCGGCGCGGCGCGAGTACTTCAAGCGCGGCACGGCTCCCACCAAGTCCTGCGAGCAATCGGACTATCTGGCCATGCGCGACATGGACGACTGGGACGATCACGACGACGATGATGGCCGTCGTGACGATATGCGCGGCAACCGACGGGAGCTCGATGTCGAGGGCCTCACTCGTGAAGCCATCGAGGAAGCGCTGGAAGGCATCCTCGACGCGTCGGAGGCCAATGACAAGGCCCGTCGCGTGGCGCGCAGCATGATCCGCGAAATCCAACGCGCGGCAGAGCGCAATGTCGAGCGCGTGTCACAGCAGGCCACCCAGCAGGCCGCTCAGCAGGCGGAGCGCGAACGACAGCGCGCCCGCGCTGCCGCTCGCGACCGCATCCGCTAGGGCTCTACCCGCGAAGGACGCCGAGCCAATCGCGCGATGTGCCCTCGTAGCCCGGGAACATCGTGCGCAGGTCTTTTGCACCGAGATGACGTGAGGCCACTTCCGCAAACACGGCGCGGAAGTCGGTCGTGAGTGCGAGATCGCGGCCCTCATACAACTGCTCGGGCGCCAAACCAGGCCAGCGGCCGTGCACTTTCTGCGCACTGCCCAACGCACCGCCGATCACGAACATCGCGCCGGCATGTCCGTGGTCGGTACCGCCCGTGCCGTTCTGTCGCACCGTACGGCCAAACTCCGAACAGGTGAGGATGACCACGTCCTCCATGCGATCACCCAGGTCGGCGACCAGCGCAGCAATGCTGTCGCCAAAATCGCTGAGCCGATTGGCGAGCTGACCCTGCGCCGCCCCCTGATTCACGTGTGTATCCCAACCGCCAATGTCGGCGAACGCCACTTCGAGTCCGACGCCGGCCTTGATGAGCTGCGCGATCTGCAGCAGGCGCTGACCGAACTGTGAGCGCGGATACTGCGCGCCGCTGGCCGGTCGGTACTGCTGCGGATTGGCGGCGCGCAGCACCTTGAGCGCTTCGAACATGTCACTGCCACTGCCGTGCACGAGGTCGGCCGAGCCCGTGCGGTACAGAGCTTCGAGACGGCGCTCCGCGTCGCCGCCGTTGGTACGGATGCTGAACTCGTCGATGGAATTCATGGCCACCACCGGCGCCTTGCCCTCGAGAATGCGCGGCGTCTGCGCGCTCATGGCCACGGCGCGAAACGCCTTGGACGTCTCGGGCGTGCAGGCCTCGCAGGTCCCCTGCACGGCCAGGTATCGGTTGAGCCAGCCATCCGTCGTGCCTTTGCGATCGGGCGTGCCGGTCTCCATGTAGTCCTGCGCATCGAAGTGCGAGCGCGTGGCACTTGGGCTGCCGACCGCATGAATGGGCGCGAGCAGTCCGCGATCCCACAGCGGCTTGAGCGGCGACAGCGACGGATGCAAACCGTAGAAGCCATCGAGATCGATGGCGCCGAGCGACCCGTTGTTGCGCGCGGGTGAGCCAATGGCCAGTTGTGGACGCGCCTTGTAGTACTGTGCGTCGCCAAAGGGCACCAGCACGTTCAGTGCGTCAGCCGCGCCGCGCTGAAAGAGTACGATGAGGGTCTTGCCACGCGCGGCGCGCGGCAAGTCCATGGCCAGGGCGGTGCGGCGCAGGAAGCTGGGGCTCAGGCCCAGCGTCATCAGCGATAGCGCACCACCCTTGAGAAATACGCGACGATTCATGGTTCCGTCCGGCAAAGGTTGAGGCGCGACACTCAGCGCCGCTGAAATTCGGGAGAACCGAGCGCCAGCCCGATGATCTGCGCGAGGCCTGACGCCTGATTCATGCTGGCATTCGCGTTGCTATTCGCGTTCATGCCGCGTCTGGCTGGTCTGTTCCCTGCTGGTGGCGGTGTCATCATGCCGTTGGTGTCGTCATCGTCGATGATGAGCGAATCGGCCTTGGCGGCGTTGGCCTGCAGAAACGGGTTGGTCCCCGTGAGCAGCACTTGCCGCGTATCGGGCGAGACGGCACCGCCGAGCAATTCGCGAATGACGCCGTCAACCTGCTGTTCCCGCGGCAGTGGCTGCAGCGCAGCAGCGGCCGGCCACTGCTGCAGCCGCACACCCGGCACGCGACCACTGGCCACCGCGAGGCCAAAGTTGATGCGATTGAGAATGGCTCCGGTGTTCATCCAGGCGTCGCCGGTTTCGGGCCAGCCGTTGGGCGCCTGGTGCCCGTAGATGGGTTGCCCGAGACGCGCCACCAGTTGGGCCAGCACCGGCGCCGGTGTGGGCGTGCCGTGCATCGCGCGCAGCGTGCTCACGACCACTTCGAACGGCGACTTCACCTTGGCACGATAGGCCGCCGTGCTGAAGAACTCCGGGCTCGTGACGATCGTGCGCACCACCTCGCGAATGTCACCGTTGCTGCGTGTGAACGTGGCTGCCGCACGCTGCACCAGGGCCGGGGGCGGCGTATCACTCACCAGACGTCGCGCCAGCTTGGTGGCAATGTACTCGGCGGTTTTCGGATGACGCGCCAGCAGGTCCAGCACCGCCTCGCCTTCCTCCACGCCGCGGCCGGCGGGGAAACGCTGACCGAGAATGGTCTTGGCACCCGCGTCGTGCACCTGCGGCCGGAACACAAAGCCGCCGCCCTGGGCGCCGCGCTCGAGCGTCCAGCCGGTGAGCGCGCGTGCCACTTCAATCACGTCCTGCTGGGTGTAGCCGCCGTCCACACCCAGCGTGTGCAGCTCCATGAGTTCGCGGGCGTAATTCTCGTTGAGTCCGCGCCGCCGCTGCTGCAGTTGCGCCACGCGCTGCATCTGTTCGTCGTTCGCACCGCGCTGCTGCGCCGCGCGGCGCACAGCCTGCGCCCGACGCTGCGCCAGCCGTGGCGGAACGGGCTGCAACACCGGTCGTCCGCTGTCGGCCACACTCTGCCAGTTGTCGAGGTAGTAGAGCATGGCCGGGCTCTTGGCCACCGCGCCGAGCAGCGCGCGGAAGGAACCCAGCGCGTGCGGACGAATGGCCTCACGCTCGTAGTCATTGAGGAAGTAGCGCGTGCGATCCTTGCCCACGAACACGCTGAAGTGATTGAGCCAGAAGTCCACCATGACTTCTTCGAGCTGTCGCTCGGTGAGCACGGCGCGCGCCACGCGATGGGACGTGAGTTCACCGACGTACTGGCGGCCCAGCTGCGCGGCTTGACGCACACGCTGGCTGTCGGCTGCGGTCGCCGACGCCCCCTTGCGCGCCAGTTGCGCCTGCAGCTGTCCACCCGGTGGGCTCTCGGCAAACAACTGATCGGCCGACTTGGTGAGCGTGGTGTAGCGAGAGGCAAACGCCGTGGCGGCCGCGTCATCCAGCCGCTCTGGCTGCAACTGCTGCGCAATCCACGCGTCGACGCCCATGCGCCGCACGGCTTCGCTGTCGCCGGGCCGCGGGCCAAACGCGAGGCGATTGAGCACATGCTGCACCTGCTGATCGGCCGTTTGCTCGCGGGCGGTGCTCTGTGTCGCGCGCGGTGCCGCCGCGCGATTGCTCGAGCCACGAGCCATGTCGCCGGAGACTCCGCCTGTCTGGGCCACACCCGGCGCCGCGCTGCGGCAGGAGGCCAAGAGCGTCAGGCTGAGGAACATCGCCCCGGTGTGGCGCAGGGCGGGGCGGTGGACAAAGTCGAAGGCGGGGCGATAACGCATGGCGGTGCGGCTCCGTTGAAGTCGTCGAACTGCCCTCGCTTGGACGCCGACAAGTGGGCCGTGTTAAGACTACCGGCGGAACGTGACACACGGACCGGCGGTCCGACTTGAGACCCGCTGCCAATTCGGGTGCGCGGCGTCACCTTGCCGGCACGGTCGCCGTATATCTTACGACATGGCCGAGACGGATTCTCCCAGCCGATTGGAGCGCGCGCTCGATGCCGCGCTCGCTACCGGAACCTTGACGACCATTGCCACGGGCGGCGCGCTGCTCGGCCTGGGCTGGCGTGAGGGCGAAGCCGGGCGCGCATTTCGCCTAGCCGGTCGTGGATTGCTCGAGCGGTTTGGTGTGGCGTCACAAGCCGCGCCACTCACGTCGGTGGCCCTTGGCTATCTGCATCACCTCATTGTGGCGACCGCGTGGGGATTCCTGCTCGCGGCGCTGGTGCAGCCATTTCGCGGCATCTGGCGAGTGCTGGTGACCGGAGCGCTGGTGCTCGGGTATGTCTCTGTGTCACTCAGCGTTCTGCCCGCACCGTTGCGTATAGGCTACGGTGTGACGGGAAATACCCCCGGCGCGGTTCCTATTGCAGCGGCACTCGTGGTTGCGCTGCTCAGTGGAATCTGGCTCGACGCGAGTGACGCCATCCCGTCTTCGGTGGACACGACCAACCCGTGACCATTCGCGTCACCAATGGTGACACGGTTGGTGATGCACATCACAACGGGCACGATACGTGTTTCGCCATCGTTGGGTATGGAGTTGGGCACGGACCTGGGTCGGCACCCGGGTAGCACCAGAAGGACGGTCGGGATACAGCGGCCGTTGCCCTATCCGGTATGGCACGTCTTATGGACGCGTGGACGGCGCACGTGACGAGGCGGGCCATCCGGACCCCGAGACCCTCAACCCGCAGGAGGTAGCAAATGGACGTCCTCGTACGACTCGAGGCGCGTCCGAGCGATTCGCCGGTACTTGCGCACGTGAACTCGATTCCCGTGCTTCCCTTCGGCACTCGCTCGCGGCGTGAAGTGGTAACGCTGTACGGCCAGGCAGACGCGCAGTCGCTCGCGCTTGCCCTTGCCGCCACCGTGGAGAGTGAACGACTGGAAGCCGTGACGTCGGGCGTCGTGCGGCATCTTGGCGTGTGGCCGGACCGCGGTGCGGTCGGTGACTCGGCCTGGCGGGACAACGCGACAGGTCGGTTGGTGACGCAGGATCTCGATATTCCCTTGCCTACGCTCGAAGCGCGGGCGTCGGAGCTGCTTGGCAGCTGCGGCACCACGTTGCGGCGGGTGGCGGCCGGACTGGCCATGCCGGACTGGCCCGAGGGAACGGAACGCGCACTCAGCTTCTCCTTCCTCAGCGCCGTGGGCGCGAGCGGTGGAGCCGGTGCCTCACTGGAGGACGACGCCGGAGTGGAACGCTGGCTCGACTCCATCCGACAGGCAGATGCCTACGGATTCGACGTGGAGGGCGACTGAACGGACTCTCGTTTGTCAGATTGCAGGTCGTGAGCGGGTGGTGATCCTTCGGGGTTGCCACCCGCTCGGTATTTCGGGGGCGGCCACGACCCCGCCACCAGCATTCCCCCTACCCCCCGTCCGGCCCAGTCCGCTTGCTGCTCCCCTCCCCCGGCCGCATGGTCAACACGGCGGACGGGATGACGTCCCCGCCGCCCACGACCCCCACCTCCGGGGGCCGCGACGTCCGAACCATGCGGGGCAACGCACCAG is a window from the Gemmatimonas sp. UBA7669 genome containing:
- a CDS encoding DUF1800 domain-containing protein, giving the protein MRYRPAFDFVHRPALRHTGAMFLSLTLLASCRSAAPGVAQTGGVSGDMARGSSNRAAAPRATQSTAREQTADQQVQHVLNRLAFGPRPGDSEAVRRMGVDAWIAQQLQPERLDDAAATAFASRYTTLTKSADQLFAESPPGGQLQAQLARKGASATAADSQRVRQAAQLGRQYVGELTSHRVARAVLTERQLEEVMVDFWLNHFSVFVGKDRTRYFLNDYEREAIRPHALGSFRALLGAVAKSPAMLYYLDNWQSVADSGRPVLQPVPPRLAQRRAQAVRRAAQQRGANDEQMQRVAQLQQRRRGLNENYARELMELHTLGVDGGYTQQDVIEVARALTGWTLERGAQGGGFVFRPQVHDAGAKTILGQRFPAGRGVEEGEAVLDLLARHPKTAEYIATKLARRLVSDTPPPALVQRAAATFTRSNGDIREVVRTIVTSPEFFSTAAYRAKVKSPFEVVVSTLRAMHGTPTPAPVLAQLVARLGQPIYGHQAPNGWPETGDAWMNTGAILNRINFGLAVASGRVPGVRLQQWPAAAALQPLPREQQVDGVIRELLGGAVSPDTRQVLLTGTNPFLQANAAKADSLIIDDDDTNGMMTPPPAGNRPARRGMNANSNANASMNQASGLAQIIGLALGSPEFQRR
- the rho gene encoding transcription termination factor Rho; amino-acid sequence: MKRAPRKRAAKSDETGATPTPPPAPAASAETDGERPRRPRQTRRPKAEASESASPPAAAPAPRAEPRAEPSHEPRPEPRVETRTERPERPERPLDPRFERAFEPRPEPRPEPIPAPIWDPAERISRDQLEGGNRYDRAFDRVDPPAERNDRPDNRGDRTFNDRRERGGRRRGRNRGRNERFDRPERAERPERPVAAERPAPEGGDRPERFDNNDRGFRRNGRRGRNRFRREGGAPGAAVPTPDGGIERVPSAAVAVEGTMSGWFDPSRDGGFLRRAENSYLPEPTDPFVPPALVRLHQLRRGDKLDVTYGRDHRGRYSVVEVQQLNEGSPVVLEKRPDFNTLIASYPDRKLTLETGRPAKTGPELTRRAIDLIAPIGYGQRALIVAPARAGKTTLLQAIVEGVAVNHPQAVLFVLLVDERPEEVSEMITWGYGEVVASSFDMPPKRHVEVAEMTLERARRLVELGKDVVIVLDSITRLARAHNTVDRGTGRTMSGGLDATAMQKPKAFFGSARMIAPQHGGGSLTIIATALVETGSRMDDVIFEEFKGTGNCEIKLDRSLADRRIFPAFDIATSGTRREEKLYRPDQLDKVHLLRRGLHQLPPQAGMEWLIKRIAATSNNDSLLDGL
- a CDS encoding penicillin-binding protein 1A, giving the protein MTPEEANKPPAESSAGAPAERLLDHDRAQAAAPRPSWVARTLVRWQTGRRAALLRVLRRAAPALGIAAALTALTSASWWYSCGWHGCPSPAQLQAWQPSEGGALLARDSGFVSSLTMIKRHNVSLDKVPLHVQQAFIAVEDRRFRDHEGIDWRGVARAAVANVRAGGVREGASTITMQLARNVFLGTRAAERSWGRKLLEVRYAGLIERALNKDDILERYLNAIYLGNGVYGVEAASRDLFGKGVRDITLGEAALLAGLPKAPSTYSPRNSRARALARRDVVFAVLEETGAASASALARARRTPLKFARREYVPSRTMDSWAVEAARGTIDSLRRIGVLPRGLADSELRVWTTIDRRAQVAAERAVAAQAQRIDEERQWSGQSTRGARRTQGALVAMDPVNGAVRAIVGGRSVERKGFNRALKAKRQPGSTFKPFVYAAALQQGFTTATLVDDEPVAVDAGRDVWRPANYGDDYAGRITLREALARSANAATVRVSRDVGVERIAGLAQSQGISSTLPLVPALALGAASVTPLELTASYAPFANGGERVTPLLVTRIENRFGDVLWSAPNAARRRVIAVEDAFLVTSMLQTVVDDGTGRAVRDAGIRGPVAGKTGTTNDGTDVWFVGYTPSLVAGVWFGADEPQPLGWNASGGRLAAPAWARFLRESGYAPEREAPWRVPAGIESRQVDIATGALASDWCGPARREYFKRGTAPTKSCEQSDYLAMRDMDDWDDHDDDDGRRDDMRGNRRELDVEGLTREAIEEALEGILDASEANDKARRVARSMIREIQRAAERNVERVSQQATQQAAQQAERERQRARAAARDRIR
- a CDS encoding polysaccharide deacetylase family protein, which codes for MEWHQVVDKDGTYKVSRERFRAELEELHRRGYVPISLASYLDKRIDIPAGKSPVLFTFDDASPSQFRYLERNGQLVIDPTSALGILLDFIKAHPEWQTRGVFCMLPAADAGHAFFGNKGIDGQKTEWRLKKVRQLHEMGFELCNHTLWHAKLSKYSDAVVQEQLARGAMAIDSAVPGYQVRGLALPYGLWPKNRALTRSGSWTDPKSKKVVRYKHEAVFEVAGGPARSPHDPLFDAGKLPRVPLQGGTNLTTTLNEMDKPGSKWARYVSDGNPNTIARP
- a CDS encoding carboxymuconolactone decarboxylase family protein, which encodes MSDTLSGGPPHDHATPGESAALAEFRQFRERMNTRILGENNLVINRFFNLDGRAYEGGALDVKTKELLGLVASLVLRCDDCITYHIVRCAEEGVTRDEVFETMSIGLIVGGSIVIPHLRRAVDRWDDCERMRSAPSA
- a CDS encoding DUF1501 domain-containing protein; translated protein: MNRRVFLKGGALSLMTLGLSPSFLRRTALAMDLPRAARGKTLIVLFQRGAADALNVLVPFGDAQYYKARPQLAIGSPARNNGSLGAIDLDGFYGLHPSLSPLKPLWDRGLLAPIHAVGSPSATRSHFDAQDYMETGTPDRKGTTDGWLNRYLAVQGTCEACTPETSKAFRAVAMSAQTPRILEGKAPVVAMNSIDEFSIRTNGGDAERRLEALYRTGSADLVHGSGSDMFEALKVLRAANPQQYRPASGAQYPRSQFGQRLLQIAQLIKAGVGLEVAFADIGGWDTHVNQGAAQGQLANRLSDFGDSIAALVADLGDRMEDVVILTCSEFGRTVRQNGTGGTDHGHAGAMFVIGGALGSAQKVHGRWPGLAPEQLYEGRDLALTTDFRAVFAEVASRHLGAKDLRTMFPGYEGTSRDWLGVLRG